Proteins encoded in a region of the Streptomyces akebiae genome:
- a CDS encoding response regulator — MVQKAKILLVDDRPENLLALEAILSALDQTLVRASSGEEALKALLTDDFAVILLDVQMPGMDGFETAAHIKRRERTRDIPIIFLTAINHGPHHTFRGYAAGAVDYISKPFDPWVLRAKVSVFVELYMKNCQLREQAALLRLQLEGGGKGAAGGSKEPSGGILAELSARLAAVEEQAEALSKQLDDDSADAAAVATAAHLERKLTGLRRALDALEPGTGGPSPMPSQN, encoded by the coding sequence ATGGTGCAGAAGGCCAAGATCCTCCTGGTCGATGACCGGCCGGAGAATCTGCTGGCGCTGGAGGCCATCCTCTCCGCGCTCGATCAGACACTGGTGCGGGCATCGTCCGGGGAGGAAGCGCTCAAGGCGCTGCTGACGGACGACTTCGCGGTCATTCTGCTGGACGTCCAGATGCCGGGCATGGACGGATTCGAAACGGCCGCGCACATCAAGCGGCGTGAACGGACCCGGGACATCCCGATCATTTTCCTCACCGCCATCAATCACGGACCGCACCACACCTTCCGTGGGTACGCGGCAGGTGCGGTCGACTACATCTCGAAGCCGTTCGACCCATGGGTGCTGCGCGCCAAGGTCTCCGTCTTCGTCGAGTTGTACATGAAGAACTGCCAGCTCAGGGAGCAGGCGGCGCTGCTGAGGCTCCAGTTGGAGGGCGGTGGCAAGGGCGCGGCCGGCGGTTCCAAGGAGCCCTCCGGCGGCATCCTCGCCGAACTCTCCGCGCGGCTCGCGGCCGTGGAGGAGCAGGCGGAGGCGCTCTCCAAACAGCTCGACGACGACTCCGCGGACGCGGCGGCGGTGGCCACCGCCGCCCATCTCGAACGCAAACTCACAGGCCTGCGCAGGGCGCTGGACGCGTTGGAGCCGGGCACGGGCGGACCCTCGCCGATGCCGTCGCAGAACTGA
- a CDS encoding HAMP domain-containing protein, with translation MSDQRKSRKPRNGTTTVDTAALSRLLTALESMRDGNFRKRLTVSGDGVMAEIAAVFNEVADRNLHLTGELSRVRRVVGREGKLTERLETGAAEGSWATAIDASNALVDDLVRPVSEVSRVLSAVADGDLSPRMELRTQAPDGTGHPLRGEFLKVGRTVNNLVDQLSTFTDEVTRVASEVGTEGKLGGQAKVRGMSGSWKDLTESVNTMAYRLTAQVRDIALVTTAVAKGDLSRKVTVHVAGEMLELKETVNTMVDQLSAFSSEVTRVAREVGTEGQLGGQAEVPGVAGVWKELTDSVNTMAGNLTLQMRGIAQVTTAVANGDLSQKVTVPARGEVAKLAETINQMTETLRIFADEVTRVANEVGAEGRLGGQAQVPGAAGTWKDLTDSVNTVFRNLTIQVRDIAAVTTAVANGDLSQKVTVDVAGEMLAMKNTVNGMVDQLSYFGAEVTRVANEVGAEGRLGGQAQVPGAAGTWKDLTDSVNTAFRNLTGQVRNIAAVTTAVANGDLSQKVTVDVAGEMLELKNTVNTMVDQLSSFADQVTRMARDVGTEGRLGGQARVDGVSGTWKELTDSVNSMAGNLTSQVRNIAQVTTAVARGDLSQKIDVDARGEILELKNTINTMVDQLSSFADQVTRVARDVGTEGRLGGQAQVPGVAGVWRDLTESVNGMAGNLTGQVRNIAQVATAVARGDLSQKITVDARGEILELKNTLNTMVDQLSSFAEEVTRVAREVGTEGQLGGQAEVQGVSGTWKDLTQSVNFMANNLTIQVRQIAEVTTAVAKGDLSKKITVDAKGEILELVTTVNTMVDQLSSFAEQVTRVAREVGTEGILGGQAHVPGVTGIWKDLSGNVNLMAKNLTMQVRNISQVAAAVANGDLTRTVTIEAAGEVAQLADTFNSMVKTLSSFADQVTKVAREVGTDGILGGQAHVPGVAGTWKDLTESVNSMASNLTGQVRNIAMVTTAIAKGDLTKKIDIDARGEILELKTTINTMVDQLSSFAEEVTRVAREVGTEGQLGGLARVRDVDGTWRDLTESVNEMAGNLTRQVRAIARVATAVTRGDLNLKIDVDASGEIKELQDYINKMIANLRDTTIANQEQDWLKGNLARISALMQGRRDLDDVASLIMSELTPVVSAQHGAFFLALPFLDGKDLAPDNDDQYELRMLGSYGYSMGSMPTSFRPGEALVGTAAKEKRTILVENAPSGYLKISSGLGEAPPAQVIVLPVLFEGTVLGVIELASFTPFTQIQKDFLSQIAEMIATSVNTISVNTKTEVLLKQSQELTEQLRERSDELENRQKALQASNAELEEKAELLARQNRDIEVKNTEIEEARQVLEERAEQLAVSMRYKSEFLANMSHELRTPLNSLLILAKLLADNAESNLTPKQVEFAETIHGAGSDLLQLINDILDLSKVEAGKMDVSPTRIALVQLVDYVEATFRPLTAEKGLDFSVRVSPELPATLHTDEQRLLQVLRNLLSNAVKFTDSGAVELVIRPAAADVPVAIREQLLEAGSLRDADADMIAFSVTDTGIGIAASKMRVIFEAFKQADGTTSRKYGGTGLGLSISREIARLLGGEIHAQSEPGRGSTFTLYLPLHPSELPPQGYAHNAPAALEAGELLASEEELAQRAETPAEVKSYRETQNGAAALFRRRRRSVSAGSPSASHAQGNGQAQEHWAQQAVQEAASQARRTAARFDGEKVLIVDDDIRNVFALTSVLEQHGLSVLYAENGREGIEVLEQHDDVTLVLMDIMMPEMDGYATTTAIRRMPQFAGLPIIALTAKAMKGDREKAIDSGASDYVTKPVDPDHLLSVMEQWMRSE, from the coding sequence ATGAGTGACCAGCGCAAGTCGCGCAAACCGCGCAATGGCACGACGACCGTGGACACGGCTGCCCTGAGTCGGCTGCTCACGGCTCTGGAGTCGATGCGGGACGGCAACTTCCGCAAGCGGCTGACCGTCTCGGGTGACGGGGTCATGGCCGAGATCGCCGCGGTCTTCAACGAGGTGGCGGACCGGAACCTGCATCTGACCGGTGAGCTGTCGAGGGTGCGGCGTGTCGTCGGGCGGGAGGGCAAGCTCACGGAGCGGCTGGAGACGGGTGCCGCCGAGGGGTCCTGGGCGACGGCGATCGACGCGTCGAACGCGCTGGTCGACGACCTCGTACGGCCGGTCTCCGAGGTCAGCCGGGTGTTGTCGGCCGTGGCGGACGGTGATCTGTCGCCGCGCATGGAGTTGCGGACGCAGGCGCCGGACGGGACCGGGCATCCGCTGCGCGGGGAGTTCCTGAAGGTCGGGCGTACGGTCAACAACCTGGTCGACCAGCTGTCCACGTTCACCGACGAGGTCACCCGGGTGGCCAGCGAGGTGGGCACCGAGGGCAAGCTGGGCGGGCAGGCCAAGGTGCGCGGCATGTCCGGTTCGTGGAAGGACCTGACGGAGTCCGTCAACACGATGGCGTACCGGCTCACCGCGCAGGTGAGGGACATCGCGCTGGTGACGACGGCGGTCGCGAAGGGTGACCTGTCCCGGAAGGTCACGGTTCATGTGGCCGGCGAGATGCTGGAGCTGAAGGAGACCGTCAACACGATGGTCGACCAGCTCTCCGCGTTCTCTTCCGAGGTGACGCGAGTCGCCCGAGAGGTGGGTACCGAGGGCCAGCTCGGCGGGCAGGCCGAGGTGCCGGGCGTGGCCGGGGTGTGGAAGGAACTCACCGATTCGGTGAACACCATGGCCGGCAACCTCACCCTTCAGATGCGCGGGATCGCTCAGGTCACCACCGCGGTCGCCAACGGTGATCTGTCGCAGAAGGTGACCGTCCCGGCGCGCGGTGAGGTCGCCAAGCTGGCCGAGACGATCAACCAGATGACCGAGACGCTGCGGATCTTCGCCGACGAGGTCACGCGGGTGGCCAACGAGGTGGGTGCCGAGGGTCGGCTGGGCGGTCAGGCGCAGGTACCGGGTGCGGCGGGGACGTGGAAGGACCTCACCGATTCCGTGAACACCGTCTTCCGGAACCTGACCATCCAGGTGCGGGACATCGCGGCGGTGACGACGGCCGTGGCCAACGGCGACCTGTCGCAGAAGGTCACCGTCGATGTCGCGGGCGAGATGCTCGCGATGAAGAACACCGTCAACGGGATGGTCGACCAGCTCTCGTACTTCGGCGCCGAGGTCACGCGGGTGGCCAACGAGGTGGGTGCCGAGGGTCGGCTGGGCGGTCAGGCGCAGGTACCGGGTGCGGCGGGGACGTGGAAGGACCTGACGGACTCCGTCAACACCGCGTTCCGGAATCTCACCGGACAGGTGAGGAACATCGCGGCGGTGACGACGGCCGTGGCCAACGGCGATCTCTCGCAGAAGGTCACCGTCGATGTCGCGGGCGAGATGCTCGAACTGAAGAACACCGTGAACACGATGGTGGACCAGCTGTCGAGCTTCGCCGACCAGGTGACGCGGATGGCCCGGGACGTGGGCACCGAGGGCCGCCTCGGCGGCCAGGCCCGCGTCGACGGTGTGTCCGGCACGTGGAAGGAGCTCACCGACTCCGTCAACTCGATGGCCGGCAACCTCACCTCGCAGGTGCGGAACATCGCGCAGGTGACGACGGCCGTGGCGCGCGGCGACCTGTCGCAGAAGATCGACGTGGACGCGCGCGGCGAGATCCTGGAGCTGAAGAACACCATCAACACGATGGTCGACCAGCTGTCGTCCTTCGCGGATCAGGTGACCCGGGTCGCCCGGGACGTGGGTACGGAGGGCCGCCTCGGCGGTCAGGCGCAGGTGCCCGGCGTGGCCGGTGTGTGGCGTGACCTCACCGAGTCCGTGAACGGTATGGCCGGCAACCTCACCGGCCAGGTGCGGAACATCGCCCAGGTCGCCACGGCGGTGGCCCGGGGCGACCTGTCCCAGAAGATCACCGTGGACGCGCGCGGCGAGATCCTGGAGCTGAAGAACACGCTGAACACGATGGTGGACCAGCTGTCGTCGTTCGCGGAGGAGGTCACCAGGGTCGCCCGTGAGGTGGGTACGGAGGGCCAGCTCGGCGGTCAGGCCGAGGTGCAGGGCGTCTCCGGCACCTGGAAGGACCTCACCCAGTCGGTGAACTTCATGGCGAACAACCTGACCATCCAGGTGCGTCAGATCGCCGAGGTCACGACCGCGGTCGCCAAGGGCGACCTGTCGAAGAAGATCACCGTCGACGCGAAGGGCGAGATCCTCGAACTTGTCACCACCGTCAACACGATGGTCGACCAGCTGTCGTCCTTCGCCGAGCAAGTGACCCGGGTGGCCCGTGAGGTGGGCACAGAGGGCATCCTGGGCGGCCAGGCGCATGTGCCGGGCGTCACCGGCATCTGGAAGGACCTCAGCGGCAATGTGAACCTGATGGCCAAGAACCTGACCATGCAGGTGCGGAACATCTCCCAGGTCGCCGCGGCCGTCGCCAACGGCGACCTGACCCGTACGGTGACGATCGAGGCGGCCGGTGAGGTCGCCCAGCTCGCCGACACCTTCAACAGCATGGTGAAGACGCTGAGTTCGTTCGCCGACCAGGTCACCAAGGTGGCCCGCGAGGTGGGCACGGACGGCATCCTGGGCGGCCAGGCGCACGTACCGGGTGTGGCGGGGACGTGGAAGGACCTCACCGAGTCCGTGAACTCGATGGCGTCCAACCTGACCGGGCAGGTCCGCAACATCGCGATGGTGACGACCGCCATCGCCAAGGGCGATCTGACCAAGAAGATCGACATCGACGCGCGCGGCGAGATCCTGGAGCTGAAGACCACCATCAACACGATGGTCGACCAGCTGTCGTCGTTCGCGGAGGAGGTCACCCGGGTGGCCCGCGAGGTCGGCACGGAGGGGCAGCTGGGCGGTCTCGCGCGGGTGCGGGACGTCGACGGCACCTGGCGGGACCTCACCGAGTCGGTGAACGAGATGGCCGGGAACCTGACCCGGCAGGTCCGTGCCATCGCGCGCGTGGCCACCGCGGTGACCCGGGGCGACCTGAACCTCAAGATCGACGTCGACGCGTCCGGCGAGATCAAGGAGCTGCAGGACTACATCAACAAGATGATCGCCAACCTGCGTGACACCACGATCGCCAACCAGGAGCAGGACTGGCTCAAGGGCAACCTCGCCCGGATCTCGGCCCTGATGCAGGGGCGCCGGGACCTCGACGACGTGGCTTCGCTGATCATGAGCGAGCTGACGCCGGTGGTGTCCGCGCAGCACGGCGCGTTCTTCCTGGCGTTGCCGTTCCTCGACGGCAAGGACCTGGCCCCGGACAACGACGACCAGTACGAGCTGCGCATGCTCGGCTCGTACGGCTATTCGATGGGCTCCATGCCGACGTCGTTCCGGCCCGGGGAGGCGCTGGTCGGGACGGCGGCCAAGGAGAAGCGCACGATCCTGGTGGAGAACGCGCCGAGCGGCTACCTGAAGATCTCCTCCGGGCTCGGCGAGGCGCCCCCGGCGCAGGTCATCGTGTTGCCGGTGCTCTTCGAGGGGACCGTGCTCGGGGTGATCGAGCTGGCGTCGTTCACGCCGTTCACGCAGATCCAGAAGGACTTCCTGAGCCAGATCGCGGAGATGATCGCGACGAGCGTCAACACCATCTCCGTCAACACCAAGACCGAGGTGCTGCTGAAGCAGTCGCAGGAGCTGACCGAACAACTGCGTGAGCGGTCCGACGAGTTGGAGAACCGGCAGAAGGCCCTCCAGGCGTCCAACGCCGAACTGGAGGAGAAGGCCGAGCTGCTGGCCCGGCAGAACCGCGACATCGAGGTGAAGAACACCGAGATCGAGGAGGCGCGGCAGGTCCTGGAGGAGCGCGCCGAGCAGCTCGCGGTGTCCATGCGCTACAAGAGCGAGTTCCTCGCGAACATGTCGCACGAGCTGCGCACGCCGCTGAACTCGCTGCTGATCCTCGCCAAGCTGCTCGCCGACAACGCCGAGTCGAACCTGACGCCCAAGCAGGTCGAGTTCGCCGAGACGATCCACGGGGCGGGTTCCGACCTGCTCCAGCTCATCAACGACATCCTGGACCTGTCGAAGGTCGAGGCGGGCAAGATGGACGTCTCACCGACCCGGATCGCCCTCGTCCAGCTCGTCGACTACGTGGAGGCCACCTTCCGGCCGCTGACCGCGGAGAAGGGCCTGGACTTCTCCGTACGGGTCTCGCCGGAACTGCCGGCCACGCTGCACACGGACGAACAGCGGCTGTTGCAGGTGCTGCGGAACCTGCTGTCCAACGCGGTGAAGTTCACCGACTCCGGGGCCGTGGAACTGGTCATCCGGCCGGCGGCCGCGGATGTGCCGGTGGCCATCCGCGAGCAGCTGCTGGAGGCGGGCTCGCTGCGGGACGCGGACGCCGACATGATCGCGTTCTCGGTGACGGACACGGGCATCGGTATCGCGGCCAGCAAGATGCGGGTCATCTTCGAGGCGTTCAAGCAGGCGGACGGCACCACGAGCCGCAAGTACGGCGGTACGGGTCTGGGGTTGTCCATCTCGCGGGAGATCGCCCGGCTGCTGGGCGGCGAGATCCACGCGCAGAGCGAGCCGGGACGCGGGTCCACCTTCACTCTGTACCTGCCGCTGCACCCCAGTGAGCTGCCCCCGCAGGGCTACGCGCACAACGCGCCCGCCGCGCTGGAGGCGGGCGAGCTGCTGGCCTCCGAGGAAGAACTGGCTCAGCGCGCCGAGACGCCGGCCGAGGTGAAGTCGTACCGCGAGACCCAGAACGGGGCCGCCGCGCTCTTCAGGCGGCGCCGCAGGTCCGTGTCGGCCGGTTCCCCGTCCGCCTCGCACGCGCAGGGCAACGGGCAGGCGCAGGAGCACTGGGCGCAGCAGGCCGTTCAGGAGGCGGCCTCGCAGGCGCGCAGGACGGCGGCCCGCTTCGACGGCGAGAAGGTGCTCATCGTCGACGACGACATCCGTAACGTCTTCGCGCTCACCAGCGTCCTGGAGCAGCACGGCCTGTCCGTGCTGTACGCCGAGAACGGGCGTGAGGGCATCGAGGTCCTGGAGCAGCACGACGACGTGACGCTCGTCCTGATGGACATCATGATGCCCGAGATGGACGGGTACGCGACGACCACGGCGATTCGCCGGATGCCCCAGTTCGCCGGGCTGCCGATCATCGCGCTGACGGCCAAGGCGATGAAGGGCGACCGGGAGAAGGCGATCGATTCGGGCGCTTCCGACTATGTGACGAAGCCGGTCGATCCGGATCATCTGCTGTCGGTCATGGAGCAGTGGATGCGGAGTGAGTGA
- a CDS encoding DNA translocase FtsK, protein MASRQSAAKKPPAKKAAAPTKAPAKKAPAKKAAAKKAPAKKATAKKTAPPKPAPNPTGGVYRLVRAVWLGAAHAVGAVFRGIGQGARNLDPAHRKDGVALLLLALALIVAAGTWSNLRGPVGDLVEMLVTGAFGRLDLLVPILLAVIAVRFIRHPEKPEANGRIVIGLSALVIGILGQVHIACGSPARSVGMQAIRDAGGLIGWGTATPLTYTMGEALAVAMLLLLTVFGLLVVTATPVNAIPQRLRLLGQKLGIIADDEDEDEYGEDDARYEEQWRDATPGRSRRRGSASEPFDPDGAEQEALTRRRPRRSAVRQPDPGRPMDAVDVAAAAAAALDGAVLHGMPPSPVVADLTQGVTVGDREETTPVPAARSKPTQADPPAAKPTKGARQDALVPDLTKRAPDEPRELPARAEQLQLSGDITYSLPSLDLLERGGPGKTRSAANDAIVASLSNVFSEFKVDASVTGFTRGPTVTRYEVELGPAVKVERITALTKNIAYAVASPDVRIISPIPGKSAVGIEIPNTDREMVNLGDVLRLADAAEDDHPMLVALGKDVEGGYVMANLAKMPHVLVAGATGSGKSSCINCLITSIMVRATPEDVRMVLVDPKRVELTAYEGIPHLITPIITNPKRAAEALQWVVREMDLRYDDLAAFGYRHIDDFNEAIRNGKVKLPEGSERELQPYPYLLVIVDELADLMMVAPRDVEDAIVRITQLARAAGIHLVLATQRPSVDVVTGLIKANVPSRLAFATSSLADSRVILDQPGAEKLIGKGDGLFLPMGANKPTRMQGAFVTEDEVAAVVQHCKDQMAPVFRDDVTVGTKQKKEIDEEIGDDLDLLCQAAELVVSTQFGSTSMLQRKLRVGFAKAGRLMDLMESRGVVGPSEGSKARDVLVKPDELDGVLAVIRGETEA, encoded by the coding sequence ATGGCCTCACGTCAGTCCGCAGCGAAGAAGCCGCCCGCGAAGAAGGCGGCCGCTCCGACGAAGGCTCCGGCGAAGAAGGCCCCCGCGAAGAAAGCCGCCGCCAAGAAGGCACCTGCCAAGAAGGCGACGGCGAAGAAGACGGCCCCTCCGAAGCCGGCGCCCAATCCGACCGGAGGCGTGTACCGACTCGTACGCGCCGTCTGGCTCGGTGCCGCGCACGCCGTCGGCGCCGTCTTCCGCGGCATAGGGCAGGGGGCGAGGAATCTCGACCCGGCGCACCGCAAGGACGGCGTCGCGCTGCTGCTGCTCGCGCTCGCCCTGATCGTCGCCGCCGGTACCTGGTCGAATCTGCGCGGTCCGGTCGGCGATCTCGTCGAGATGCTGGTCACCGGTGCCTTCGGCCGGCTCGACCTGCTGGTGCCGATACTGCTCGCGGTCATCGCCGTCCGGTTCATCCGGCATCCCGAGAAGCCCGAGGCCAACGGCCGGATCGTCATCGGCCTGTCCGCGCTCGTCATCGGCATCCTCGGCCAGGTCCACATCGCCTGTGGCTCACCCGCCCGCAGCGTCGGCATGCAGGCGATAAGGGACGCCGGAGGACTCATCGGCTGGGGCACGGCCACACCGCTGACGTACACCATGGGCGAGGCCCTCGCCGTGGCGATGCTCCTGCTGCTCACGGTCTTCGGACTGCTCGTCGTCACCGCGACGCCCGTCAACGCGATCCCACAACGGCTGCGGCTGCTCGGTCAGAAGCTGGGCATCATCGCGGACGACGAGGACGAGGACGAGTACGGCGAGGACGACGCACGCTACGAGGAGCAGTGGCGCGACGCCACACCCGGGCGCTCGCGCCGGCGTGGTTCCGCGTCCGAGCCGTTCGACCCGGACGGCGCCGAGCAGGAGGCCCTCACCCGGCGCCGCCCGAGGCGCTCCGCCGTACGGCAGCCCGACCCCGGTCGGCCGATGGACGCCGTGGACGTCGCGGCGGCGGCCGCCGCCGCGCTCGACGGGGCGGTGCTGCACGGCATGCCACCCTCGCCGGTGGTCGCCGACCTCACCCAGGGCGTCACCGTGGGAGACCGGGAGGAGACCACTCCCGTACCGGCCGCGCGCAGCAAGCCGACGCAAGCGGATCCCCCGGCCGCCAAGCCGACCAAGGGCGCCAGGCAGGACGCCCTGGTACCGGACCTGACCAAGAGGGCACCGGACGAGCCCCGCGAACTGCCGGCGCGTGCCGAACAGCTCCAGCTCTCCGGCGACATCACCTACTCGCTGCCCTCGCTCGACCTCCTGGAGCGGGGCGGTCCGGGCAAGACGCGCAGTGCCGCCAACGACGCCATAGTGGCTTCCCTGTCGAACGTGTTCTCCGAGTTCAAGGTCGACGCCTCGGTCACCGGCTTCACCCGCGGGCCGACGGTGACCCGCTACGAGGTCGAGCTGGGCCCGGCGGTCAAGGTCGAGCGGATCACCGCGCTCACCAAGAACATCGCCTACGCCGTCGCCAGCCCGGACGTACGGATCATCAGTCCGATCCCCGGCAAGTCGGCCGTGGGCATCGAGATCCCCAACACCGACCGCGAGATGGTCAACCTCGGCGACGTCCTGCGCCTCGCGGACGCGGCCGAGGACGACCATCCGATGCTGGTCGCGCTCGGCAAGGACGTCGAGGGCGGCTATGTGATGGCCAATCTGGCGAAGATGCCGCATGTGCTCGTCGCGGGTGCGACCGGCTCGGGTAAATCGTCGTGCATCAACTGCCTGATCACGTCGATCATGGTCCGCGCGACCCCCGAGGACGTCCGCATGGTCCTCGTCGACCCCAAGCGCGTCGAACTGACGGCCTATGAGGGCATCCCGCACCTCATCACGCCGATCATCACCAACCCCAAGCGGGCGGCCGAGGCGCTCCAGTGGGTCGTGCGCGAGATGGACCTGCGCTACGACGACCTGGCCGCGTTCGGCTACCGGCACATCGACGACTTCAACGAGGCCATCAGGAACGGCAAGGTGAAGCTGCCCGAGGGCAGTGAGCGCGAGCTCCAGCCGTACCCGTATCTGCTGGTCATCGTGGACGAGCTGGCCGACCTGATGATGGTGGCGCCGAGGGACGTCGAGGACGCCATCGTCCGCATCACGCAGCTCGCGCGCGCGGCCGGCATCCATCTGGTGCTCGCCACCCAGCGGCCGTCCGTGGACGTCGTCACCGGTCTGATCAAGGCGAACGTCCCCTCACGGCTCGCCTTCGCCACCTCCTCGCTCGCCGACTCGCGCGTCATCCTCGACCAGCCCGGCGCCGAGAAGCTGATCGGCAAGGGTGATGGACTCTTCCTGCCGATGGGGGCGAACAAACCGACCCGCATGCAGGGCGCGTTCGTGACCGAGGACGAGGTCGCCGCGGTCGTCCAGCACTGCAAGGACCAGATGGCGCCCGTCTTCCGGGACGACGTCACCGTGGGCACCAAGCAGAAGAAGGAGATCGACGAGGAGATCGGCGACGACCTCGACCTGCTGTGCCAGGCGGCGGAGCTGGTCGTCTCCACGCAGTTCGGCTCGACCTCCATGCTCCAGCGGAAGCTGCGCGTCGGCTTCGCCAAGGCCGGGCGGCTGATGGACCTCATGGAGTCCCGCGGAGTCGTCGGACCGAGCGAGGGCTCCAAGGCGCGTGACGTTCTTGTGAAACCCGACGAGCTCGACGGCGTGCTGGCCGTGATCCGGGGGGAGACTGAGGCGTAA